From Paenibacillus sp. GP183, one genomic window encodes:
- a CDS encoding aldo/keto reductase: MDYTKLGSTGLDVSRLCLGCMSYGIPERGAHPWSLNEEQSRPFIQKALDLGINFFDTANVYSDGTSEEIVGRALKDFAKRDEVVIATKVHGRMRPGPNGAGLSRKVIMSEIDHSLKRLGTDYVDLYQIHRWDNDTPIEETMEALHDVVKAGKARYIGASSMYAWQFLKALHTAERHGWTRFVSMQNYLNLLYREEEREMLPLCEAEKIGMIPWSPLARGRLTRDWDEATSRSETDSFGKQLYDSTAAADRKVVDQVAAVAAERGVPRAQIALAWVLQKKPVTAPIVGATKPHHLEDAAAALSIKLTPEEITRLEDPYVPHRVTGGLN; the protein is encoded by the coding sequence ATGGATTATACCAAACTCGGCTCTACCGGTCTGGATGTTTCCCGGCTTTGCCTGGGTTGCATGAGCTATGGAATTCCGGAGCGAGGTGCTCACCCTTGGTCACTAAACGAAGAGCAGAGCCGCCCCTTCATTCAAAAAGCTCTTGATCTCGGCATTAACTTCTTCGATACAGCGAACGTTTACTCCGACGGTACCAGCGAGGAGATTGTCGGCCGCGCTCTGAAGGATTTCGCCAAGCGGGATGAAGTAGTCATAGCAACCAAGGTCCACGGCCGCATGCGGCCCGGTCCTAATGGCGCGGGACTCTCACGCAAGGTGATTATGAGCGAGATTGATCACAGCCTGAAGCGGCTGGGCACCGATTATGTGGATCTGTATCAGATCCATCGCTGGGACAATGATACGCCGATCGAAGAGACGATGGAGGCGCTGCATGACGTCGTCAAGGCCGGCAAGGCTCGTTACATAGGAGCTTCCTCCATGTACGCCTGGCAGTTCCTCAAGGCGCTGCATACGGCGGAGCGTCATGGATGGACGCGGTTCGTGTCCATGCAGAATTATTTGAACCTGCTGTACCGGGAGGAAGAGCGCGAGATGCTGCCGCTTTGCGAAGCGGAGAAGATTGGGATGATCCCGTGGAGCCCCCTTGCGCGCGGACGGCTGACCCGTGACTGGGACGAAGCTACGTCCCGTTCGGAAACCGACTCATTCGGCAAGCAGCTCTATGATTCAACCGCTGCTGCGGACCGCAAGGTGGTCGATCAGGTGGCAGCGGTAGCGGCTGAGCGAGGCGTACCTCGTGCGCAGATTGCGCTGGCCTGGGTGCTGCAGAAGAAACCGGTCACCGCACCGATCGTCGGCGCAACCAAGCCGCATCACCTGGAGGATGCCGCAGCCGCTCTTTCCATCAAGCTGACGCCCGAGGAAATAACGCGTCTCGAGGATCCCTATGTCCCCCACCGGGTCACGGGCGGCTTGAACTAG
- the greA gene encoding transcription elongation factor GreA, with translation MSKDEVIVTKEGLAQLEAELDDLKYVKRKELAARIKLAISYGDLKENSEYHSAKNDQSFMETRIIILEKLLNKAKVVDSESLDPSIVNIGSSVILNDIEFSDKLEYQIVGPSEANVSENKISYESPLGKELIGKKVGTIISVDAPMGIIKYELLEIKAT, from the coding sequence ATGTCAAAAGATGAAGTTATTGTAACCAAAGAGGGGTTAGCTCAACTAGAAGCCGAGCTGGATGATCTGAAATATGTGAAGCGCAAAGAATTAGCCGCTCGCATTAAATTAGCCATCAGCTATGGGGATTTAAAGGAAAACAGTGAATACCATTCGGCCAAAAACGATCAGTCCTTCATGGAAACCAGAATTATCATCCTGGAAAAACTTTTAAATAAAGCAAAAGTCGTCGATTCTGAGAGTTTGGATCCTTCCATCGTTAATATTGGTTCCAGTGTCATCCTGAATGATATTGAATTTTCCGATAAATTGGAGTATCAAATTGTCGGTCCTTCCGAAGCGAATGTGTCAGAAAATAAAATATCCTATGAGAGCCCATTAGGCAAGGAACTCATAGGAAAAAAAGTAGGCACCATCATCAGTGTCGACGCACCGATGGGAATCATTAAATATGAACTGCTTGAGATCAAAGCCACGTAA